TCTTTAGTGGCCAGGCCTTCCAGTACTTCCGGACGATAGCGTTTGTGTTTAGGAGCGTTGGCATCAATAACCACTCCTCCCCCAATTGTCCGCATGGGGGAATAGGAGCGGATGACAAAGCGATCTCCTTTGCCAGCCACAGCCTGTTCTTCCAGTTCCAGCTGTGCGTAGCTTTCCACTCCGGGTTCCAACTTCTCCCGGTCCAGCAAGCGAACACGACCTAAAATTTCATCCGTACCCAAGTAAAGCCTTACCCGGGCCCTATTTCTTAAAGGTTTGGCAGCACTTTCCAGCAGTAACAGACGTACATCCATGCGGTGTGAAGGATCAACACTGTTGGGAGTTACCAAGACATTCCCTCGATGGATCTCTTCCACCTCCACACCTGTTAGGTTTACTGCTGTTCTTTGTCCGGCTCTGGCCTGCTCCACCTTCTGACCGTGTACTTGCAAGGAACGAACCCGGGAAATTAGTCTCTGGGGCATAATTTCCACTGTATCTCCAATGGAAATACGGCCGGAATGTAAAGTGCCGGTTACTACTGTGCCAAAACCAGTAACCGAAAACACCCGATCTATGGGTAAACGCAGCTTACCAATACTTACCCTTTCCTCGGTGTCCTCCACGAACTGATCGATGGTCTTGAGTAACTCCTCAATGCCTTGTTTAGTAATGGATGAGACCGGAATAATGGGTGCTTCTTTAAGAATGGTGCCCTGGAGATAATCCCTGACTTCCTCAGTTACTAACCCTAACCAGTCTTCATCCACTAAATCGACCTTGGTTAACACCACTATCCCTTTTTTTACCTGTAATAATTGAATGATATCCACGTGTTCCCGGGTCTGGGGCATAACCCCTTCATCGGCAGCAATGACCAGCATGACTAAATCTATGCCGCCCACTCCCGCCAACATATTTTTAATAAACCTTTCATGGCCCGGTACATCAACAATACCCGCTTGTTTGCCACTGGGTAACTTCAACTGGGCAAATCCCAGCTCAATGGAGATACCCCTCTCCTTTTCTTCCTTTAAACGATCGGTATCCGTACCAGTTAAGGTTTTAATTAGCAAGGTCTTGCCATGGTCCACATGGCCGGCGGTGCCAATGATGATATGCTTCATCTTCCGGTGCCCTCCCTGGAATTGATTATACGAGACATCACATCGGCCAAAGGTTCAATCTCCTCCGGTTGGACTGTTCGTAAATCCACCTGGTATTTGTTATCCTGCACTCTGCCAACCACTGCCGGCTCGGCTAATCTTAACCTGACGGACAGTTCTTCCACCGATAAATGTTCTGCCACACAGGTAACTAAATAGGTGGGTAATTCAGCGGTGGGCATAGAACCGCCACCTACCTGGGAAGTACCCGGAGCTAAGTCAATTTGAGCAGGGGAAGTTATCTTTTCTTTAAGCAGGGCAAGTAGTTTCTCTGCTCTGTCTTTTACAGCAGCGGGAGCTTCTGTGAGCATTCTTATGGTAGGAATATTTTTCAGTACATTGTCCTGATCAATATATTCTCTCAGGGTGGCTTCCAAAGCAGCCACCGTGAACTTATTAATACGTATGGCTCTGGTGAGGGGATTCTTCTTCATTTGGTCGATCCACTTACGTTTGCCTACAATAATACCCGCCTGGGGTCCACCCAACAGTTTGTCCCCGGAAAAGGTAACTACATCTGCCCCGGCTGCCACAACTTCCTGCACACTGGGTTCCTGGGGTAAACCATAGGGAGCCAGATCCACCAGGAAGCCACTACCAAGATCCGACATTACCGGTATTTGTCGTTCTGCCCCAATTTGCACCAATTCTTCAACGGTTGTTTCCCGGGTAAAACCAACAATGCGGTAATTACTGGTATGAACATGCAGTAAAAGTGCTGTTTCTGCGGTGATGGCCTTTTGATAATCCTGCGGGTGGGTTTTATTGGTGGCTCCCACCTCCACTAACAGAGCACCGCTCTGCGCCATCACCTCAGGAATTCTAAAGGAACCGCCGATTTCCACTAACTGTCCCCGGGATACGATAACCTCTTTCCCCTTTGCCATAGTTCCTAAGGCTAACAATACAGCAGCAGCATTATTATTAACCACCAGGGCAGCTTCGGCGCCGGTAAGGCGGGTGATTAATTCTTCCACAGGTTCGTAACGGGAGCCTCGTTTACCTGAGTTGAGGTTGATCTCCAAATTACAATAGGAGGAGGCCACTGCCTCCACTGCCTCCTTGGCAGAACAAGACAGGAGGGCCCGTCCTAAATTGGTATGCAGCACCACACCGGTTGCATTGATTACCCGGCGTAAGTTAGGCTTAATTTCTTCTTTACTTAGTTCAATAGCTTTTTGAACTACCAGTTGTTCAAGATCTTCCGGGCCACCTGTGTAACTACCGGCTAAAATCTCCTGTCTCTTGACCTCGATGGCCCTGCGTACCGCGTCGACAATTACCGTTCTGGGTATCTTTGGCATCAACTCAAGAATGCTCGGGTTTTTCAGCAAATCGTCAACCTTTGGTAAGGATCTGAGCAATGATTTATTTAATGGTTCCATGTGTTCCTCCGTACTTTCTTACTTTTTCCATTATAGGTTAGAATATGGCTAAAAATCAAGAAACCCAGCCTAAGCTGGGTATATAAGAACTATTTTTGTCTTTGCATAATCTGCATTAGTGTTTGTTCGGTATGAACTAGGTGATTCATCATAACCTGGTGCGCTTCCGTTTGATCACCCTTTTCTATGGCTCGATATATCTGTTCATGAAAATTATAGAGGATTTCAGAAGTTTCTGGACTTTTATAAAGCTCTTCTCTTACGGTTTTCATTTCATTCTGCATGGTTTCCGAAACTGAATTCATCACTCTCATCAATAAGGAATTATGAGCGGCTTCGGTAACTGCGTAATGAAATTTTAAGTCATTAACCTCACCGGAGATTCCCTTAAGGATATCCTCATGCATTCTATCCAGATAGTATTTAATCTTTTTCAGGTCTTCTTCGGTTCGGCGTACAGCAGCTAGGGCGGCGGCGGCAGTCTCAACAATTTTCCTTAATTCCAATAACTCACAAAGAGTATCCTTGCCGGTTACCACTGCCAAGGACATAATATCTGTCATGGATTTTGTGCTCATCTCCCGCACAAAGGTCCCTTCACCCGGCCTAATCTCGATGATGCCAATGGCCTCTAAGGCCCGGTAGGCTTCCCTCACTGCCGATCTGCCGACTTGTAAACGCTCGGCCAATTCCCTTTCAGGGATCAGCTTACTACCAGGCGTGAGTTCACCTTGGGCAATCATCTCTTTGATTTGACTTACTATTTCTTCGTAGATTTTCTTTGGCTTAATAGGCTTGAACTCCACAATAAGTATCACCTCTGACATATTACGCCATAATTATCTGTTATAATATTATAACATAATATCCAATCAGTTGACGGAATATTAAGTTATTATTGCTTAAATAACCCAGCTCACCAGCTGGGTTGTTATGTATAGTTTTTGTTTAGGAAAAACACTGCTATACTTATTGGTTTATGTTTTCTCTTTTTTTATTAAGAGAGTTATGGGATCCTTAGATCCCATAACTCTCTGTTTTTTAGTGAACGCTTATTTTAGCACCATCTTTGGTAAATTTGCCGTCGCCTTTTTGCTTGTAAGCATAAACGGCTATGATTACCACTACCACAGCGGTAGCCAGCATGATCATGGTACCCTTGTATTGCAGTGCCAAGGCAGCTGCCTTAGCAGCTTCCGGAGACAGGGCAGCTGCGGCTTCTTTGGCAGCTTCGTAAGCAGGAATCATCCAGGTAAATACGTATGCTTGTAAATATGTCATCACGCAGATGATGGCAGTAAAGAACAAGCTGTGCAGTACGGTGAAGCGGAATAAATCGCCTTCTTTACCTACCAGGTTACAAGCAGCGGTGGCCACAGCAATGGATTGAGGAGAAATCATCTTGGCAGCCACACCGCCGGAGCTGTTGGCAGCAACGGTCAGAACAGGGTCTACGCCAATTTCAGTGGCAGTAACTGCCTGCATTTTACCAAACAGAGCGTTAGCAGAGGTGTCAGAACCGGTTACAAATACACCCAGCCAACCAAGGATGGGGGAAACCAGCGGGAACAGGGCACCGGTTACAGTGAAAGCTTTACCCAGGGTAGGAGTCATACCGGACCAGTTAGCCACATAGGCAAAGCCCAGTACGCAAGCAATGGTAGTTAGCGGGAAAATTAAGCTCTTGACGGTTTCAACAAAGGTCTTGATAAAGTCGCTAACGCTAATCTTCAGGATAACTGCTGTAATTGCAGCGGAGATCAGAATTGCGGTACCGGCAGCAGACAGATAGTTGAAGCTATAAACCACAGCAACCGGGCTGCCATTGGCAATAATCATGTTGTTAATGGCATCAAAGGGAATTTTAATGGTAACTACATCCAAAACTGCTTTTACGGACTTCAGGCCCCAGTCACCGATGAGAATAGTCAGAATGATGAAGGGGGACCAAGCTTTAGCAATCACACCAAATGAGTGCTTTCTTACTTCCAAAGTGGCAGGGGGCTCATCCTTAAAGCGCCAAATGTTCTTAGGCTTCCAGCTTCTCAGGAAGAAGACCATGGCTAAGATAGAAACCAGAGAGGAAATAATATCTGGCAGCATGGGGCTCAAGTAGTTAGCTGAGAACCACTGAGCAACGGCAAAGGAAATACCGCAGACCAGGATAGCGGGCATAACTTCTTTGGCACCCTTCCAACCAGCCATCATAAATACCAGCCAGAAAGGAACGAATACGGATAAGAAGGGTAATTGGCGACCGACCATTTGAGAGATGGCCATGGCATCAATACCGGAAACAGCACCGGCAGTAATAATGGGAATACCAATACCACCGAATGCAACAGGGGCTGTGTTAGCAATCAAGCATAAACCAGCAGCATACAAGGGGTTAAAGCCTAAGCCCACCAGCATACCGGCGGTAATTGCTACCGGGGTACCGAAACCAGCAGCCCCTTCTAAGAAGGCCCCGAAACAGAAGGCAATTAGCAGTGCTTGCAAACGGCGGTCATCAGTGATGGCTGCGATGGAATCTTTAATAATTTCAAACTGACCGCTTTTAACAGTTAACTGGTAAAGAAATACTGCCGTCAAAACGATCCAGCCGATGGGGAACAAACCATATAAAGCGCCATAAATGGCGGACCAAACGGCTAGTCCGGCAGGCATTTGATGTACAAATATAGCTATACCAATGGCTAGAAGTAAAGTAATACCCCCGGCAATATGTCCCTTCATTCTGGCAACGGCCAAGGCGTAGAACATGAAGATGATGGGAATGGCAGCCACTAAAGCAGAAAGGAACAAATTATCCAGTGGGTTAATCACTTGAGTCCATTGCATAAGATCTTGTCTCCTTTACTAAATTGTGTGGATAGACTGCAAGTTTTAATCATGGCATAAAATAATGACGAAAACAAAGATGACATAAAATTAGAAAAATTGCGATAATATGGAGCATTTAACTAATTTTTTTCTAACCATCACCACCCCTATTATGTTTTTTAATAGCTCACTCACCCTTGGTAAATGGCGTGCCCTTGCACACCATTTATATTTTCACTCCCCTAAACCCAGTACAGAAAATTTAATAAATTTTAAACAGTACAGGCTCTAGAGAGTTAAAACCTTGCGGGAGGCTTGACCCTAAACTTCTCTCATTTAGCTTCCTTGCCACTTTTTAATATTATTAATTATTTATTAATTTCTGTTAATTCATATTATATTGATTAATGGTTCACTAGTCAACCATTAAGATGGTCTGACCAATTCTATATTTTCTATTTTTCGACAACTTTTTAGGAAAACCTGCTAATTTTCTCGATTAAATAAAATATTTTTACTTTTAAGATTAATCTTTTTTATCTGAGCATTTTGCATAATGAACACATCCAGAATTCTCAAGGGTTTATTTTAGGATAAAAAAGGACTTCACCCCAACATTGGAGAAAAATTCAAGTGACTAAACAAGAATTTCCCAAAGGAGTGAAGTCACTTTGTATATTCTCCAACAAACCCTATTTTCCTTCGAAGAATTGATGGAACTTGAATTAAAAGAACGATTGCATCTATTTTTTTCAAACTTATCCCTGGAACCATATACTGTCAAACTAAGAAGTCGATTACCCCAAGGAGCTAAAGG
This region of Desulforamulus ferrireducens genomic DNA includes:
- the selB gene encoding selenocysteine-specific translation elongation factor; this translates as MKHIIIGTAGHVDHGKTLLIKTLTGTDTDRLKEEKERGISIELGFAQLKLPSGKQAGIVDVPGHERFIKNMLAGVGGIDLVMLVIAADEGVMPQTREHVDIIQLLQVKKGIVVLTKVDLVDEDWLGLVTEEVRDYLQGTILKEAPIIPVSSITKQGIEELLKTIDQFVEDTEERVSIGKLRLPIDRVFSVTGFGTVVTGTLHSGRISIGDTVEIMPQRLISRVRSLQVHGQKVEQARAGQRTAVNLTGVEVEEIHRGNVLVTPNSVDPSHRMDVRLLLLESAAKPLRNRARVRLYLGTDEILGRVRLLDREKLEPGVESYAQLELEEQAVAGKGDRFVIRSYSPMRTIGGGVVIDANAPKHKRYRPEVLEGLATKEMGTPEEVIEQFLAGKQGLFQEEEIVTATGLVSGDVHTALSNLVANQQVKRIVGEKKDLFVAWPVYEGWAKDMQELLKKYHLEYPLREGLPKEEMRSRKLPFVSGKDFQFLLNSMSIDGFLRVHEKTLAHPDFNQELSGNYRKIADSLLASVQQGKYQPPSWQEIVKQHRLKDTEAQEYLQYLMRTGKLVKLADEQLYFTAELYLQAKEMIIEYLKQNKEISVAQTRDILNTSRKYILPLLETLDRERVTRRVGDNRVLV
- the selA gene encoding L-seryl-tRNA(Sec) selenium transferase, coding for MEPLNKSLLRSLPKVDDLLKNPSILELMPKIPRTVIVDAVRRAIEVKRQEILAGSYTGGPEDLEQLVVQKAIELSKEEIKPNLRRVINATGVVLHTNLGRALLSCSAKEAVEAVASSYCNLEINLNSGKRGSRYEPVEELITRLTGAEAALVVNNNAAAVLLALGTMAKGKEVIVSRGQLVEIGGSFRIPEVMAQSGALLVEVGATNKTHPQDYQKAITAETALLLHVHTSNYRIVGFTRETTVEELVQIGAERQIPVMSDLGSGFLVDLAPYGLPQEPSVQEVVAAGADVVTFSGDKLLGGPQAGIIVGKRKWIDQMKKNPLTRAIRINKFTVAALEATLREYIDQDNVLKNIPTIRMLTEAPAAVKDRAEKLLALLKEKITSPAQIDLAPGTSQVGGGSMPTAELPTYLVTCVAEHLSVEELSVRLRLAEPAVVGRVQDNKYQVDLRTVQPEEIEPLADVMSRIINSREGTGR
- a CDS encoding FadR/GntR family transcriptional regulator, which encodes MEFKPIKPKKIYEEIVSQIKEMIAQGELTPGSKLIPERELAERLQVGRSAVREAYRALEAIGIIEIRPGEGTFVREMSTKSMTDIMSLAVVTGKDTLCELLELRKIVETAAAALAAVRRTEEDLKKIKYYLDRMHEDILKGISGEVNDLKFHYAVTEAAHNSLLMRVMNSVSETMQNEMKTVREELYKSPETSEILYNFHEQIYRAIEKGDQTEAHQVMMNHLVHTEQTLMQIMQRQK
- a CDS encoding L-lactate permease — translated: MQWTQVINPLDNLFLSALVAAIPIIFMFYALAVARMKGHIAGGITLLLAIGIAIFVHQMPAGLAVWSAIYGALYGLFPIGWIVLTAVFLYQLTVKSGQFEIIKDSIAAITDDRRLQALLIAFCFGAFLEGAAGFGTPVAITAGMLVGLGFNPLYAAGLCLIANTAPVAFGGIGIPIITAGAVSGIDAMAISQMVGRQLPFLSVFVPFWLVFMMAGWKGAKEVMPAILVCGISFAVAQWFSANYLSPMLPDIISSLVSILAMVFFLRSWKPKNIWRFKDEPPATLEVRKHSFGVIAKAWSPFIILTILIGDWGLKSVKAVLDVVTIKIPFDAINNMIIANGSPVAVVYSFNYLSAAGTAILISAAITAVILKISVSDFIKTFVETVKSLIFPLTTIACVLGFAYVANWSGMTPTLGKAFTVTGALFPLVSPILGWLGVFVTGSDTSANALFGKMQAVTATEIGVDPVLTVAANSSGGVAAKMISPQSIAVATAACNLVGKEGDLFRFTVLHSLFFTAIICVMTYLQAYVFTWMIPAYEAAKEAAAALSPEAAKAAALALQYKGTMIMLATAVVVVIIAVYAYKQKGDGKFTKDGAKISVH